The Hermetia illucens chromosome 2, iHerIll2.2.curated.20191125, whole genome shotgun sequence genomic interval cctagagagtggaagaaggggatgatcattaagattccaaagaaaggcacCTATCTTGAGTGCGGTAATTAAAGCGGTATTTGCCTGCTCCCTCCTATCGGAAAGATAATTCTGGAACGTATCAAAAAACACCTCGAAAACTTGTTGGATAGAGAACAAGTTGATTTCCGCTCTGGACCCTGAAGCACTTCGGCTTCGCTGATGAGATccttttgctctctcaccgggtcgtaGACTTAGATCAAATGTCTCTGGGTGTGGATGCTAATATAGTTggagtgaagataaacaccagcaaaaccaatATTTCTCTGTTTGCTGGGACATTGCCCCCTCTCTATCTGAATTAATTCGAAATAAGAAACGAAGCGTGGCACTAAATTGGATGTGTctaaattcagaaaatgcagttatctctacaccaacatcaagttcggCCTGTTTCACGCTAGTGTTCGTTCTgtcttgctatatgggagtagcacatgggaagCCCTCCCTGCCACTTGAAGGTTCCATGACTTCGCAACACCCATCTGCGTATCACCGAGGAAGACTGGCCTAATAATGTTTCCAACGAAGAACTTCGTCGGCGCATACGTCAGATATTCATGGGCGATGTCATCAAAAggtggataggtcacaaattAAAGAGGCTGACAATAGTGTTGCTGGCTACGCCGAATGCTGCAAGGAATAGCTGGGATCTACATGAGATTTATCTcgagtggcttcggccacgaaccCTCACCAGAGGTTACTTGGTATCATAGGAACCGGGATAATATCCCCAGTACATATGTTTCAGCAAAATTCCTAGGAGATGTGTTCTTGGCCAAGTTATTCAGAGATGGGAGCTTCATGGTGACTGTGGAAATGTCCACATCGTGGTCAGAGCTTCTTGTGGGCTCAAGCGTGCAGTTGTGATGTATAACTCGGGTGCTGTCTTCCTTAGTTGCGGAAGAGGCTTTAGGTAAGCCTTGCATCTACCAGTAGGAATGCTGAGCCCGCACTCAGTATAACCGGGTGCCGGTGTACCAATCACAGCGGGATTTGATTGTGGTTTTGACATCAATTCGGGCCCAAAGAGAACCGAGGGATCAGGCTGACACGGCGGGCGATCAGTCACCAACAGgacttaattttatttgaaggtTTACCGTCTTTCTACGGGATTATTCGTATGGAAAGTTTTCTCTCTCTTCAGTTGACTGTTAGTTGGGAAGCACAACGTCGTGGATGTAATGTTCAAGAGGCTGAAATATTGGTAATAACTCCGATAAATCTGAACGAAGTTTGGCTAACGTTTCCACAACCAATATTTGGCGACATTTCAGAAGTTCCCAGCAACAATCGCACTAAAATTAATAGTTTGCTATACTTAAGGCCCACGTTTATAAGAACCAAAACATTCTCTTCCATTTGATAATTACTAGAAAGTCTCTTGTACAGGaaaaccacaaaacctttccggAGTTTTGTAGTTTCGTAGCTAATGAGTGAGTGATTTAATAAAatctttcttttaaaaaatcCCCGAAATATAATTTCTTGTTCTGGAGTGGCTGATCTTCTCAGgggattcattttcatttccgaTCTGATGAAAGCAATCCTACGTTATCAAGTTATTATAAAATGAAATCACGCCGCAATTCCGCCTAATTCCGCTCACAGTCACTAAACAAAGACAGAACGTTCAATCGAAAGTAGATAGCCCCCGCGACAATTGCACATGAAttgttaaatataaaataaaacaaaaacaacaaagtttatcatttattttacaATTCAATTGCGGTGTTTTCAATGAGAATTTGATTTGAGGTGTTATATTATTACATAGGACGTAACACGTAGTTCACTTTTCTTTGTTAAAATTTTTTGAGTACACAAGATTAAACTTTcgaatattttttctcttctcgACTAGCCCTTCTGCTGCTATTTAACTCGCAGCTTGCACAACCATCCATCCAGCAGGCATCCTCTAAAGTTCAACCCTTTCGGCCTTCtccagcatagccagggtaaaattgtacacggccatgagagagccGGTATCCtaacgaagttgataagactgactagactgaccctgactaatgtgcgagggcagataaaagcagcgggatcactgccgggcccattcaacatcaacaacggtctaagacaagggtatgccttatcatgcgtcctcgtcaacctggtcctggagaaggtgattcgcgatgcagatgtaaatgcgagaggcgccATACTCTTCAAGTCcctccaactactggcctacgctgacgatattgacatcatgggaagaacaatccgagatgtacgGTTTACCTTTACCCAGATCGagcgatcttgggctgcgcattaatgaaagcaaggcgaagtacatggtggcaacgtcagcaccaaaatttctcctatctagggtcgaaaataacaaccgataacaaccacgatggtgaaatccgcgcacggttattggcagccaacaaagcctatttcagctaacaaaaactgtttcgctcgaaacgtacTACcctagctcttactgtaaaaaacTATGATCGGGCCAGTCCCTATGTatagtattcctcggagacctgggtttatAATAAGAAAATTTGTGGTTCgtcagtttgtggataaaatccggctcaataggtttcggtgggcgggtcagttaatccgtatggataaggatccagcccggaaagtctaaaagggcaatatctatggtagaaaaagaagataaggcAGGCCCTTCCTGAGAcagagcgatggtgtaggtcaggacagcttttagggatatcgaattggtggacctcggcgcaaaaccgggatgtctggagttccgtattaaggcaggcctagaccgaataccgtttgttgttgatgatgatgaagggtaCCTGTTTTGCCTAGGATCCCAACATGGGTATTTATCGTTGAGGTAAACACGAAAATTCTTCATGGATTTCCAGAAGGACTTGACATCTTCCGTCACAGATAAGTCAGACTAAATTTCACGACAACCGCTTCGCGTCAGCAACAACATTCTTCCGCCGACGTTTGGCCTCCTTAAATAGGGCAAAACTTACAGTGCTCGATCTAGCCCTGAATCGCCTACACGtgatttgtttccttttaaagtACAATTTAAACTCCAAGTTTAGTAGCATCAGTAATATCTGATTAGGCGGTGGGTTGAAAAAAGTTGGCATCattttattaagaaaattaaatgaggaGTTGAGGACAGCGGCCTCCAATCTCATCCCTATGCCATTACTGAGGTAGCCACCTAGATTTTTGGATCTTTAACGCTGAGTTTCTGAAGATGCTATAGATGTAAGGAAAACGCACTGATACTTGCTTTAAACAATGAATGCTATTGAAATTTATAGATTATATACCAATAATATGTTTCTTTTGTTGACAAACTTATATCTATGAATATAATAGGCCGGTTACATTTAGAAAAGGTAAATGCGGAACTCTTTCGACGAATTCGTGAACATCGCAAGCATAAGAGTATCCTTTATATATATTCTTTCCCAATTTCACCCACTTAATTTGATTGCTCACATCTGGACAGATTACTTCATTCGCCCTGATGTAGTTCGCAGTCAAAAAAGGATTATTGACCCTAATTAAAACAATTCCTCTTCTAGTATCCTTGTCAATGACGACCTTATAGAAGAATCTTGGCACTGGAAGTAATTTTTCGTTAGCGTTTAGATAAATTTCTCTTAAATCGGTAAGGTTTCCTGCATTACGTAGCTTTAAAATGTCATAAGTTCCGGTGTAAAGTTCTAAGTTCAAGGATTTGTTATAAGCAAGTTTCCTGACGTCGTCTTCGATTTTCATCCAACCTCCGCCGTCGATGCATATCCAAGATGGAGCCGTATTGATAAGAAAGAAAGTTGCAAATTGAGCTGGACCAAGGATGAAGTCAGCCTTAGCTGCCAAATGACCTCGACACAATGATTGGGTTTTATTAAGTACGACAGGTTGTTCTCTTCCGAGGCTGACAACGTCACGGAAAACCACTTCTTGGTTTTCAATGTTGTAGAAATCGAACACATTGAACCCGTAAAAGTCGCCTTCAGCGAATTGAGGCCGACCTGAGTTTCTCTGCAAATTAACAGTCGCCGGGTATATactatagtgggaatagtagcTACTAGCTTTGGAAGGATTAAAACAGACTTCTATTGTGGTAATGAATGTTCTACCCAAGGAGAAGCCAATTTCTGCAATAGTTGAATTGTTATAGCATTTTCTGGTGGTTTTGCGGGCGGTTCCTTGAACCGGCAAAGTGCATTGAATTTCGCTAATGTTACGGTATATGCCCTGGACACAAAATTGTTTGCCTCCTTTGCAGTAAGCTGTAACCCTTTTACCTTTGATAGAATCAGCAAAGTTGCTTGTGCAGGCCAAATCAATCTTGTCATTATAATTGAAGACAAACCCTCCATCAGGAAGTGGTTGGAGGAGTTCGTTGGTTCCACTAATAAGAAGAAGAGGTTGGAGGAATCCCAAGTCTCCAGAGTTTGTCTCAAATCTGCAACCTGGGCCGTCTAGAATAGAAGgtttaaaaataagaaaagataCGTGGATTGTATGCAATAGTAATTATGTTCATACCTTCATAGCAGTGTTTGCCGAATAGACATAACAATCGGTAAAATACTTGGCGGAAGCACATCCTGTTCTGCCAACTCCACTAGTGCGAAATGTATAATCTCTGCGGAATGTTTATCACGGACTGAGTTGGTTTCCTGAAGTACAAATTTTGGATTTTAAAATGGTATGTTATTGCATTGTTTAGGACAGTATATaagaaatttcatttcagaCGAAGACTATCTTTAAGTTTGCTGGGACTGTAATCATTCTTGAAATTCCGTAGTGTTATAGATACAGtatgctggttccaagcccagATAAGATAAGGGGttttgaggcaatgtactttgtactatcctgcTGAAATCAGCGATAGTTGGAGTTACTAAACTACGCCAAATCCTACATGATGCTAAGTTCAGTGACAGGCTGGTCGTTAAGCAACTTAAGGcccagtcctgtcgagaaatcagTACGTAAATTAGTCCGAGACAAACAAATGCTCGCTGCACGCTCAATACAGGTACCCTCACTGCGAAGATGAAGGGATTCGGAAGAGGCGTGTTGATATTTGCACTCGACAAGAAACTGGATGGTGTGGTAACAAAGTGGTAGAGGTAAAAATGGCTCAATATGGTTTTGGCACTGCCATCACTGAGGGTTTCCGCGATGTCATTAATGATGTCTAACAATTTGATGATCAGCCGATGAAGCTCACAATTACATTAACTGATTGCACGACTAATTTTTTTCACGGCATAAGAACCACAGCCAAGTCTACCCgaagccgagaaagatgtcttctggcaatTTGTGGGTACAAACATTTGTACCGTGCTTGTCCTTGgctatatcgtcattgcgggTGATCTTAACACAAAATAAAATTACAGCCCGAATTGACCATCATttctaaaaaaggagatatggcATACGGTGATATTCTCAGGAAGGCCAAATCCGATCCGGAATTGATGGGCCTTGCAGAAATCGTTAGCCGGATTAGACGGTCCTAAAAAGGAGATATGATGCTGGAGTTGAAGAAGTTTCCGGGTAAGACGGCTGAAAATTTCTTCGGCAAGGCGGAGAAGTCTTTAGAAGAGAAGCCATAAGTATGGGCTAAAAAGCAGcagattgttttcttttttcctctttcgcctctttcacaatttttccaagatcgatgcaaattcaaattgatcgcggatatcctcatttcggatgtgatcaaaacgtgtcatgccactagtccaaagcaataTTGTCTTTTAaccgtagagagcgacaggacggacgatattgcgataaattttagatttgcaaCTTTTTCTGGAACGCAATTTCATCCAGGTTTCgtgaatacgtgaagcaattttataacgcagttctccattgactgatagcattgaccagaGATATTTCAAtcactcagttctaggcaggtcactgccgctgacagtaattgtgtctgtttcattggaatgggtcgtcaaaaactatgatagcatagccagagtaaaactgtacacggccattcggtatcccgacgaaattgataagactgcctaggctgaccctgaccaatgtgcgaggctagataagagcagcgggatcactctcaacaccatgcgacgtcaacggtctacgacaaggggatg includes:
- the LOC119649224 gene encoding uncharacterized protein LOC119649224 — its product is MCFRQVFYRLLCLFGKHCYEDGPGCRFETNSGDLGFLQPLLLISGTNELLQPLPDGGFVFNYNDKIDLACTSNFADSIKGKRVTAYCKGGKQFCVQGIYRNISEIQCTLPVQGTARKTTRKCYNNSTIAEIGFSLGRTFITTIEVCFNPSKASSYYSHYSIYPATVNLQRNSGRPQFAEGDFYGFNVFDFYNIENQEVVFRDVVSLGREQPVVLNKTQSLCRGHLAAKADFILGPAQFATFFLINTAPSWICIDGGGWMKIEDDVRKLAYNKSLNLELYTGTYDILKLRNAGNLTDLREIYLNANEKLLPVPRFFYKVVIDKDTRRGIVLIRVNNPFLTANYIRANEVICPDVSNQIKWVKLGKNIYKGYSYACDVHEFVERVPHLPFLNVTGLLYS